The Chitinophaga caeni genome segment ATCGCAACCAAACCTACCACGGCACCGATACAGAATCCCAACGCTGAAGGTTTACGACCACGGATCACATCGAAAAATACCCATGATAAGCCTGCCGCCGCTGAAGCGGTATTCGTAACAGCGAAAGCAGAAACTGAAAGGGAATTGGCGGCTAATGCCGAACCGGCATTAAATCCGAACCAACCGAACCACAACAAACCGGTTCCCAACAATACAAACGGGATGTTGGCCGGTGTAATATCTTTTTTCTCAACATGATCTCTCCTACGTTTCAATACCAACGCACCGGCGAGCGCAGCACAACCCGCAGAAATGTGTACCACCGTACCACCTGCAAAGTCTAATACGCCCATCTTCAATAAGAAACCATCGGCATGCCAGGTCCAGTGCGCAATTGGAGCATATACTAAAAGGCTGAATAATACCATGAACAGCACGTAAGAAGTAAAGCGGATGCGTTCTGCAACGGCGCCTACCACCAAAGCCGGGGTAATCACGGCAAATTTCAACTGGAATAAAGCAAATAATAATAACGGTATAGTTCCTACCGGCGCTCCATCGGGGATACCTTTAAAGAAGAAGAAGGTACGCGGATCACCTATAAAACCACCGAGATCATCACCGAAAGCCAGGCTGTATCCAACAACTACCCAAAGGATACTGATGATACCCGTAGCAATAAAGCTTTGCATCATGGTGGAGATAACGTTCTTGCGGTTCACCATACCTCCGTAAAAGAATGATAAGCCGGGGGTCATTAAAAACACGAGGCAAGTAGCTACTAATATCCAAGCTACATCTGCCGTGTTGTATTTACTCACATCGGCAAATGCGGGGACCGACGGAATAAATATGCCTATGCAGGCCAAAGCTGCCAAAAAGATAAATGGCAAATAATCTTGAAATAATGTTTTCTTCATAGCACTTGATTTTATAATTCGCAATAAAAGTATAATTACGATATAAAAAATCAAATAGAAGGCTATAAAAATGGAAATATTTGAAAAATATGCAGAAATAGCCTTTCAACAACTAATCATATTACAAATAATTATATGTTAATTTATATTTTAGCTGTTTGGGAATTGGCTCGCGGGGCATAAAATCAATTTAAATCATTGATATTAAACCATTTATAATATCATTAATTTTATGTGAAGATTTTCAAATTTTCGATATTTAAATTAGTACCGCTTATTTACATTAACTCTTATAAATAATTATTGTTCAATATTTTACATAAAATCCAAATACATATATGTTACGAAAAAGAAGATTAATTTTAAATAATACATTATAAATAATTCTATATTTATAATATTTAATCAAGCTTGATTTTAATCTACCGTTTCATCATTTCTAATTGCTGTTGCATTGCGAACATCTGGTCGCGCAATCTTGCCGCTTCCATAAAGTCCAAGTCCTTGGCAGCCTTTTCCATATCCTTTTTAACCTTCCCGATAGCTTTTTCCATCTGCGGGATCGTATTGATATTACTATATGCTGCTCCCTCTTCCGAAACGATGGTTAACTCGTCATGCACTGCCAAAGGTGAATCTTCATCGTAATGCTTGATCTCCAGCACGCTTGTTTGTCCCAAGATCTGCTCCTTGCTTTTGCGAACGGTTCTCGGCGTAATTCCATGTTCTTTATTATAGATATCTTGTTTCGCGCGGCGACGATCCGTTTCATCGATCGTGCGCTGCATGCTATCCGTGATTTTATCGGCATAAAAGATTACGAGGCCATCCACGTTACGGGCAGCACGGCCTGCCGTTTGGGTCAGGGAGCGTTCATCTCTCAAGAATCCCTCTTTATCCGCATCCAGGATTGCCACCAGGGAAACTTCGGGCAAATCCAACCCTTCCCTTAGCAAGTTTACCCCTACCAGCACATCTATATTCCCTAACCTCAGGTCACGCAAAATCTCTACTCGCTCCAGGGTATCCACTTCGGAGTGGATGTACCGGCTTTTAATATTGATGCGTTCCAGGTATTTATTCATTTCTTCCGCCATCCGCTTGGTTAGCGTTGTTACCAGCACACGGTCGCCTTTTAAAACACGCTTATCAATTTCATCCAATAAATCATCGACTTGGTTCACGCTGGGGCGGATTTCAATCGGTGGATCCAACAAACCGGTAGGTCTTACAACCTGTTCTACAACCACGCCATCTGTTTTGCGTAATTCGTATTCTCCGGGGGTAGCGCTCACGTACACGACCTGGTTGGTCATTTGCTCAAATTCGTAAAAGTTGAGCGGGCGGTTATCTAATGCCGAGGGCAAACGGAACCCGAAATCAACCAATGTAAGTTTCCGGGAGCGGTCGCCGCCATACATCCCGCTAATCTGCGGGATGGTTACGTGGCTTTCATCGATCACCAATAGAAAGTCCTTGGGAAAATAGTCCAACAAACAGAACGGCCTCGTTCCGGGAGAGCGCCTGTCGAGGAATCTACTATAGTTTTCGATGCCGTTGCAATAACCTAATTCACGGATCATTTCCACATCGTAGGTCACCCTTTCCGCTAAGCGTTGCGCCTCGATCAATTTCCCTTGTTCCTTGAAATAATTCACCTGTGCAGACATTTCGTCCTGGATCTCTGTTAAGATTTGGTGCATCATATCTTTCGGCGCCAGGTAGAGGTTAGCAGGAAAGATCGCCGCGGTATCCATTTTCCCGATACGTTTACCCGTTTCAACTTCAAAGCTTTCGATTTCCTCGATTTCATCGCCAAAGAAAGTGATCCTGTAACCGTAGTCAACATAAGGTAGGTTAATGTCTACCGTATCTCCCTTCACACGGAAGTTACTCCTGTTAAAATCCCCGGTGGTGCGGGTATATAAAGCATTCACCAATCCATGTAACAAGGTATTGCGGCTCATTACCTGTCCTTGGTGTAAACGGATGATGCCGTTTTCAAATTCAGTGGGGTTCCCCATACCATAAATGCATGATACGCTCGCTACGACTATAATATCCCTTCTGCCGCTTAATAAGTTCGAGGTAGCTCTCAATCTCAGCTTATCCAGTTCCTCATTGATAGATAAATCTTTTTCTATGTAAGTATCACTCACGGGCATATAAGCCTCCGGCTGATAGTAATCATAATAAGAAACGAAATACTCCACGGCATTATCGGGAAAGAATTGCTTCAGTTCTCCGTATAGCTGCGCCACGAGGGTTTTATTATAAGTTAGTACCAAGGTAGGCTTCTGCGTATTCTGGATAACGTTGGCCATGGTAAAGGTCTTACCGGAACCGGTTACTCCCAGCAATGTCTGGTGCTTTTCCCCATCGAGAATTCCCCCGGTTAATTGCGCGATAGCCGTGGGTTGATCCCCGGCGGGTTGATATGGCGATTGTAATTGGAATGGCATGTTAAATATTTATATTTGATGTAAATGGGAGTATAAAAACTTTTTTATTCAGTTGTTCTCGCGGAACTTTACATTCAAAATTAACTATTCAT includes the following:
- a CDS encoding ammonium transporter; protein product: MKKTLFQDYLPFIFLAALACIGIFIPSVPAFADVSKYNTADVAWILVATCLVFLMTPGLSFFYGGMVNRKNVISTMMQSFIATGIISILWVVVGYSLAFGDDLGGFIGDPRTFFFFKGIPDGAPVGTIPLLLFALFQLKFAVITPALVVGAVAERIRFTSYVLFMVLFSLLVYAPIAHWTWHADGFLLKMGVLDFAGGTVVHISAGCAALAGALVLKRRRDHVEKKDITPANIPFVLLGTGLLWFGWFGFNAGSALAANSLSVSAFAVTNTASAAAGLSWVFFDVIRGRKPSALGFCIGAVVGLVAITPAAGFVAIPQSVFIGFISAIISNMVVHWKSKSTIDDTLDVFPCHGVGGMVGMLLTGVFATTTINAAGSDGLLYGNPKLFLTQLTGMVIVVAYSFAVSYAIFKLIDMIHPLRVSEEEEDLGLDVSQHNENYHAQIMSVSGNGTLKEEDELLPQ
- the uvrB gene encoding excinuclease ABC subunit UvrB; amino-acid sequence: MPFQLQSPYQPAGDQPTAIAQLTGGILDGEKHQTLLGVTGSGKTFTMANVIQNTQKPTLVLTYNKTLVAQLYGELKQFFPDNAVEYFVSYYDYYQPEAYMPVSDTYIEKDLSINEELDKLRLRATSNLLSGRRDIIVVASVSCIYGMGNPTEFENGIIRLHQGQVMSRNTLLHGLVNALYTRTTGDFNRSNFRVKGDTVDINLPYVDYGYRITFFGDEIEEIESFEVETGKRIGKMDTAAIFPANLYLAPKDMMHQILTEIQDEMSAQVNYFKEQGKLIEAQRLAERVTYDVEMIRELGYCNGIENYSRFLDRRSPGTRPFCLLDYFPKDFLLVIDESHVTIPQISGMYGGDRSRKLTLVDFGFRLPSALDNRPLNFYEFEQMTNQVVYVSATPGEYELRKTDGVVVEQVVRPTGLLDPPIEIRPSVNQVDDLLDEIDKRVLKGDRVLVTTLTKRMAEEMNKYLERINIKSRYIHSEVDTLERVEILRDLRLGNIDVLVGVNLLREGLDLPEVSLVAILDADKEGFLRDERSLTQTAGRAARNVDGLVIFYADKITDSMQRTIDETDRRRAKQDIYNKEHGITPRTVRKSKEQILGQTSVLEIKHYDEDSPLAVHDELTIVSEEGAAYSNINTIPQMEKAIGKVKKDMEKAAKDLDFMEAARLRDQMFAMQQQLEMMKR